In Pseudomonas rhizosphaerae, one DNA window encodes the following:
- a CDS encoding LysR family transcriptional regulator: MAFDRLEAMRAFCRIVELGSFTRAAEALAIAKTTLSGQIRALEDQLGLKLLHRTTRRVTATTDGAAYYERARRVLEDIDELEASVLQTRFVARGKIKVDMPSPVGRFLLIPALPSFVSDYPDIQLDLGCSERVADLVQEGIDCAIRGGLVTDPDLVCRPIGQMRFALCASPIYLNEHPPVNSPQDLTQLRYLAFVFPASGRQNLVRLECSGQSVLIEQTPAMRFNSGGAYMAAAQAGLGFVALPLCEAQALLADGKLVQLLPEWHLPSMPMSLVYPYSRRLSARVRAFAEWATATMGQDPLWRL; this comes from the coding sequence ATGGCTTTTGACCGACTTGAGGCGATGCGAGCGTTTTGCCGCATTGTTGAATTGGGCAGCTTTACCCGCGCCGCAGAGGCGCTCGCCATAGCAAAGACTACGCTGTCAGGCCAGATTAGGGCTTTGGAGGATCAGCTAGGGCTAAAGCTGCTGCACCGCACTACTCGTCGTGTGACTGCTACCACGGACGGTGCTGCCTATTACGAGCGGGCACGCAGGGTGCTGGAAGACATCGACGAGTTGGAAGCCAGCGTCTTGCAAACGCGCTTCGTCGCGCGCGGCAAGATCAAGGTAGATATGCCTTCGCCCGTAGGCCGTTTCTTGCTGATCCCTGCGCTGCCAAGCTTTGTGAGCGACTACCCGGACATCCAATTGGATCTGGGCTGCAGCGAGCGAGTGGCGGACTTGGTTCAGGAAGGCATCGACTGCGCTATCCGCGGCGGCCTGGTGACCGATCCGGACCTAGTGTGCCGACCCATCGGGCAGATGCGGTTTGCACTGTGCGCATCGCCCATATACCTGAATGAACATCCGCCGGTAAACAGTCCGCAAGACCTCACGCAGTTGCGCTATCTGGCTTTTGTGTTTCCCGCCAGCGGCAGGCAGAACTTGGTGCGGCTGGAATGTAGTGGTCAAAGCGTGCTGATCGAGCAGACTCCAGCTATGCGATTCAACAGCGGTGGTGCCTACATGGCGGCGGCGCAAGCGGGATTGGGCTTTGTGGCCTTGCCGCTGTGCGAGGCACAGGCGTTGCTGGCAGATGGCAAGCTGGTGCAGCTACTGCCGGAGTGGCACTTGCCGAGCATGCCAATGAGCTTGGTATACCCCTATTCAAGGCGCCTGTCCGCCCGCGTACGAGCGTTTGCAGAATGGGCAACGGCAACGATGGGGCAGGATCCGCTCTGGCGTTTGTAG